The DNA window GATTTTCCTACTCCACTAGGTCCACCAATAACTGTTGTTTTATCTTTTAAGAAATTTTCAACTTCTTCTAAGCCTTTATTTTCTTGACAAGAAATCAAAAACATTGGTACAGATATTTTCTCTAAAAAAGATAATTTTTCCTTTAACTCATTTAATTCTTCTTCTGTTAAATAATCTATTTTATTTACAATAACAATAGGTTTTACTTTATAATAAAATGCCGTAAGTAACAAAAGATTTATTCTTTCAAAATCTATGTTTGGATGTTTTGCTGCAAACTGTATTGCTAGATAATCAACATTTGCAACAATAGGTCTTATAAGCATGTTATCTCTTTTAAATATTTCAACTATTGAATTATCCTCTGAAATTTCAACTCTATCTCCTACAACACAATTATATTTATTATTAGTTTTTTTTAAAATTCCTCTTAATTTACATTCAAAAACTTCATTATTACTTTCTACATAATAGAAGCCTTGAATTTTATTAATTACTACCCCTTGAATTTTCTTACCTCCTTATTCCAATCCATTGCTTATTAAGAAATCAAATTTTTGTCCTCTTGATATAGGTTCTCCACTCTTTGGTGAAGTTGCAATAATTTGATTTATAGGTAAACTTGATTTTATTCTTTTAACTTCTCCAACTTTCATACCATTTTTATTAAGTAAAGAGCTTGCTTCAATATAGTTCATTCCAACTAAGTCATCTAAGAATACTGATGGAGATTCTTTACTTACCCATACTTTTATATTTCTTGCTCTTTTTACAATAGTTCCTTCTGCTGGTTCTTGTAAAGCAACTGTTCCATAAGGTAAATCAGAATAAACTTCTCCCATCTCTCTAATATTTAAAGCAGAATGAGATATAGTTTTCTTAGCTTCATCTATATTAAGACCTAATAGGTTTGGTGCTTTGTAGTAAAATTCATTAAAATAATATCTTTGAAATACATTAGAACCTAATTTTATTATTGCTATAATTAAAATTATATTTAAAATTATTTTAGGCACCTTTTTCTTATCATCTTTTTTTTCTTCTATTTCTATTGCTTCTTCTTCAAAATCTAAGTCATCAATTTCATTTTCTTTTCTAAATTTTTTCATTTGTTTATTTCTCCTATTAATTAACTTTAAAAAAATATTTATTAAATCAAAATATTTAAATAATTTTACCATACTTTATTAATTGATACAAGAGTAAATTTTAAATATTATTGTGAAATATCCTCATTTAATATCAATTTTTTTATTTATTCAAAATAATGTATAGTGGATATATATTTTGAAAATAGAAAAAGATTGAACTTATATTTTTCAATCTTTCTCAAATTACTTTGTTTATATTTTTATCTTTTATTCTTCAAATTTTTCTTCTACATTAAAAATTACTTCACAATCACAATATCTAAAATATTGCTTATTGTTTAGTCCATTTTTATTCCATTTAAATATGCAAATTTAATCATATCTGCACCTAAAAATTCACTTACATTAATATCTATAGATTCTTTAGGTAATTTTTCTAAAGAATGATATAATCCTTTGTATTTACTTTTTAGTTTATCTTCATTAATAAACTTATTAAAATATTGTTCTGCTTTCTCTTTTCCTGCAAAGAAATAAATATAGTAAAATAAACTTGGACTTTTAGCTTTTTTATTTAGTATTTTCTCTATATTTACTTCAGTATCCTCAAAATCATTACAAATAGGAATAATATATTTTTGAAGTAATTCTATAATTTCATTTACAGAAGATTGATAACTAGCTCCACCAATTTCGAACCAACGAAAAATTCTACCCCTATCAATAATATTTTCTAATTCTCCACCATAAATTAATCCATTATTAATATTTGCTTTTTTCATCAATTTAGATTGTATCAAAAAGTGCACACTAAATCTAACACTAGAAGAATAATTATATCTATTAGATTGAAAACTAATTTCAAAAGTAATATCTTTACTCTTAGAAACTTTTTTTAAGTTTTGACTTTTTTTTGTAGCTTTAAAATCAAGAAAATTATTTGCAATTTCCTCCCATGCACTTTCACATAGTTCTCTAGGTTTCATAAATTCTCCTTTAAAAATTATGTCTAACACAATCAATTAAGAAACACTCATATTCAGGATATAATTTGAGTTCTATCTTAGGTTTATAATTTTCATTTTGAATTTTATTAGACATTGTTATTAATTTTTCTAAATCTTCTTCATAGCTTTTAATATATTCTTCTCTTTCTTCTTCATTAGAAAAATCATCATCTATTTTTGCTTCTTTAATAGCTTCAAGCATCTCATTTTTATATTTATCTATATATTTATTAAACTTCTCATTCATATTTTTCAACCAAAGAGTATAGAAATAATGATCCCAATCTGCAAAGTAAAAACTTTCAATTACTTTCTCACATTCCTCTAAAAATAAATCATATTCTTCTAAAAAGTAATAAACCTCAAACACTTCAAAATCACCAATATCATCAGTAGCTAGGTAATAATTTTCATCTTGATCTACTTTAACCTGTTTTAGATAATGTATTGCCTTTTCTTTATTACCTAGATATGCTTCACAATAAGAAATACTCAATAATAACCTCATTCTATTTGGATATTCAAGCAATAACTCTTCAAAAATCTCTTTTGCTTTTTGATACTGTTTTGTTTCAAATAAACATACTGCATACCCAAAATATATTTCATAATCATTAGTTATTTTTAATGTTTTTTCAAAGTATTTTAGACTTTTATATAAATCTTCTGTTGTTTTATTATATTCATAATTTGAAAAATAAGTTAGTGCTAAGCCTTTATATGTTTCTACAAAAGGTGAGTTAAACTTTTCAGCTTCTAATAAATACTCATCTTGTTTTTTATCAGCTTCATAATAGAAACCAAGATTAGTATAAATTCTCGCTTTATCTACATCATTAATTACATCTTTATATTTTGAAATAAAATTTTCTAATAATTTAATTGCAGTTTCCTGATATCCTAATTCTAGTTCCACAGAAGCTAGAATACAAATAATATCTACATCAGTTGGATATTTATTTAGAAGTTCATTTAAAAAATCTCTAAATTTTTCAAAAACAGGCACTGTTTGCTCATAGTTTTTAAAAATCTTTTCTTTATATTTATTTTCATATTCAGCTTTTAATTTATTCCAATATTCTTTAATTTTTATTTTCATAAATTCACCTATTTTTTTAAATAAAATCTACCCTTTTATTTTGAGTATTTTGTAGATAGATACTCAATTTTAACATTTTTATTTAATTTTATAAAGTTTAATTTTTCTATTGACAAATGAAAAATAATATATTATTATTATTTTATAAAAAATTAGCACTCTACTTAATTAAGTGCTAACAAAAATTAGGAGGTAAATTTTTATGAATATTAAACCTATTGGAGAAAGAGTTTTATTAAAACCAATAAAAAAAGAAGAAAAAACTAAGAGTGGTATATTACTTAGCTCAAAATCATCTAATACAGATACAAAAAATCAAGCTGAAGTTATTGCTTTAGGAAAAGGAGAAAAATTAGAAGGAATAAAGGTTGGAGATAAAGTTATTTTCAATAAATTTTCTGGAAATGAAATAGAAGATGGAGATGTAAAATATTTAATAGTTAATGCTGATGATATTTTGGCAGTTATTGAATAATCTAGGAGGTAAAGTAAATGGCAAAAATTATAAATTTTAATGATGAAGCTAGAAAAAAATTAGAAATTGGAGTTAATACACTTGCAGATGCAGTAAAAGTTACATTAGGACCAAGAGGAAGAAATGTAGTTCTTGAAAAATCATATGGTGCTCCTTTAATTACTAATGATGGTGTTACAATAGCAAAAGAAATTGAATTGGAAGATCCTTTTGAAAATATGGGTGCAGCACTAGTTAAAGAAGTTGCTATTAAATCAAATGATGTTGCAGGAGATGGTACAACAACTGCTACGATCTTAGCTCAAGCTATTGTTAAAGAAGGATTAAAAATGTTGAGTGCTGGAGCAAACCCAATTTTCTTAAAGAAAGGAATTGAACTTGCTGCCAAAGAAGCTATTGATATTTTAAAAGATAAGGCTAAAAAAATTGAATCTAACGAAGAAATTTCACAAGTTGCATCAATTTCAGCTGGTGATGAAGAAATAGGTAAATTAATTGCTCAAGCTATGGCAAAAGTTGGTGAAACAGGTGTTATAACTGTTGAAGAAGCAAAATCTTTGGAAACAACATTAGAAACTGTTGAAGGAATGCAATTTGATAAAGGTTATGTTTCTCCATATATGGTTACAGATTCTGAAAGAATGACAGCAGAACTTGATAATCCTTTAATCTTATTAACAGATAAAAAGATTTCTTCAATGAAAGAATTATTACCTTTACTTGAACAAACAGTACAAATGTCTAAACCTGTTTTAATTGTTGCTGATGATATTGAAGGAGAAGCTCTAACAACTCTTGTTATAAATAAATTAAGAGGAACTTTAAATGTTGTTGCTGTTAAAGCTCCTGCTTTTGGAGATAGAAGAAAAGCTATACTTGAAGATATTGCTATCCTAACTGGTGGAGAAGTTATATCAGAAGAAAAAGGAATGAAATTAGAAGAAGCTACTATTGAACAATTAGGAAAAGCTAAAACTGTTAAAGTTACAAAAGATTTAACTGTAATTGTTGATGGTGCTGGACAACAAAAAGATATCTCTGCAAGAGTTAATTCAATAAAATCTCAAATAGAAGAAACTACTTCTGATTATGATAAAGAAAAATTACAAGAAAGACTTGCAAAATTATCTGGTGGAGTTGCTGTAATAAAAGTTGGAGCTGCCACAGAAGTTGAAATGAAGGATAAAAAATTAAGAATAGAAGACGCTTTAAATGCAACAAGAGCTGCTGTTGAAGAAGGAATAGTTGCTGGTGGTGGAACTATCTTACTTGATATTATTGAATCAATGAAAGATTTTAATGAAACTGGTGAAATAGCTATGGGTATTGAAATAGTTAAAAGAGCTTTAGAAGCACCTATCAAACAAATAGCTGAAAACTGTGGATTAAATGGTGGAGTAGTTTTAGAAAAAGTAAGAATGTCTCCAAAAGGTTTTGGATTTGATGCTAAAAATGAAAAATATGTTAATATGATAGAATCTGGAATTATTGACCCAGC is part of the Fusobacterium nucleatum genome and encodes:
- the rsgA gene encoding ribosome small subunit-dependent GTPase A, with product MQGFYYVESNNEVFECKLRGILKKTNNKYNCVVGDRVEISEDNSIVEIFKRDNMLIRPIVANVDYLAIQFAAKHPNIDFERINLLLLTAFYYKVKPIVIVNKIDYLTEEELNELKEKLSFLEKISVPMFLISCQENKGLEEVENFLKDKTTVIGGPSGVGKSSFINFLQSERILKTGEISERLQRGKHTTRDSNMIKMKVGGYIIDTPGFSSIEVPNIENREELISLFPEFSNIDSCRFLNCSHVHEPGCNVKKEVEENKISKDRYNFYKKTLEILLERWNRYD
- a CDS encoding PASTA domain-containing protein translates to MKKFRKENEIDDLDFEEEAIEIEEKKDDKKKVPKIILNIILIIAIIKLGSNVFQRYYFNEFYYKAPNLLGLNIDEAKKTISHSALNIREMGEVYSDLPYGTVALQEPAEGTIVKRARNIKVWVSKESPSVFLDDLVGMNYIEASSLLNKNGMKVGEVKRIKSSLPINQIIATSPKSGEPISRGQKFDFLISNGLE
- a CDS encoding tetratricopeptide repeat protein; this encodes MKIKIKEYWNKLKAEYENKYKEKIFKNYEQTVPVFEKFRDFLNELLNKYPTDVDIICILASVELELGYQETAIKLLENFISKYKDVINDVDKARIYTNLGFYYEADKKQDEYLLEAEKFNSPFVETYKGLALTYFSNYEYNKTTEDLYKSLKYFEKTLKITNDYEIYFGYAVCLFETKQYQKAKEIFEELLLEYPNRMRLLLSISYCEAYLGNKEKAIHYLKQVKVDQDENYYLATDDIGDFEVFEVYYFLEEYDLFLEECEKVIESFYFADWDHYFYTLWLKNMNEKFNKYIDKYKNEMLEAIKEAKIDDDFSNEEEREEYIKSYEEDLEKLITMSNKIQNENYKPKIELKLYPEYECFLIDCVRHNF
- a CDS encoding co-chaperone GroES, whose translation is MNIKPIGERVLLKPIKKEEKTKSGILLSSKSSNTDTKNQAEVIALGKGEKLEGIKVGDKVIFNKFSGNEIEDGDVKYLIVNADDILAVIE
- the groL gene encoding chaperonin GroEL (60 kDa chaperone family; promotes refolding of misfolded polypeptides especially under stressful conditions; forms two stacked rings of heptamers to form a barrel-shaped 14mer; ends can be capped by GroES; misfolded proteins enter the barrel where they are refolded when GroES binds), whose product is MAKIINFNDEARKKLEIGVNTLADAVKVTLGPRGRNVVLEKSYGAPLITNDGVTIAKEIELEDPFENMGAALVKEVAIKSNDVAGDGTTTATILAQAIVKEGLKMLSAGANPIFLKKGIELAAKEAIDILKDKAKKIESNEEISQVASISAGDEEIGKLIAQAMAKVGETGVITVEEAKSLETTLETVEGMQFDKGYVSPYMVTDSERMTAELDNPLILLTDKKISSMKELLPLLEQTVQMSKPVLIVADDIEGEALTTLVINKLRGTLNVVAVKAPAFGDRRKAILEDIAILTGGEVISEEKGMKLEEATIEQLGKAKTVKVTKDLTVIVDGAGQQKDISARVNSIKSQIEETTSDYDKEKLQERLAKLSGGVAVIKVGAATEVEMKDKKLRIEDALNATRAAVEEGIVAGGGTILLDIIESMKDFNETGEIAMGIEIVKRALEAPIKQIAENCGLNGGVVLEKVRMSPKGFGFDAKNEKYVNMIESGIIDPAKVTRAAIQNSTSVASLLLTTEVVIANKKEEEKAPMGAGGMMPGMM